From Lasioglossum baleicum chromosome 2, iyLasBale1, whole genome shotgun sequence, a single genomic window includes:
- the LOC143221677 gene encoding uncharacterized protein LOC143221677 encodes MCPFKWKWSKKDHTNRKDKTYKVRLTQQKCPHYAEPFMCCEISEGIPNKRCTKTPKPITPPKPEETPKPEEPSPMEKIEIYYFDHGNSAYFRTTDSPPILATEKCAEKTDQAATRFWAEIFGTVHIGTAFVTAFILQLIRFVLYSIIRPLTVGILQMFADYFIKPCLSILFNAIIQPVLILFYNIATSLKDLCEPIAEAVGLFLREIANLFAAIRIVEVKQGVPSTVACT; translated from the exons ATGTGTCCTTTTAAATGGAAATGGTCTAAAAAAGATCATACTAACAGGAAAGATAAAACATACAAAGTTAGATTAACACAACAGAAGTGTCCTCATTATGCTGAG CCCTTCATGTGCTGCGAAATATCCGAAGGTATACCAAACAAGAGATGCACCAAAACACCAAAACCAATCACACCACCGAAACCGGAAGAAACCCCAAAACCTGAAGAACCGAGTCCAATGGAGAAGATTGAGATTTATTATTTCGATCATGGGAATTCCGC ATATTTCCGAACAACGGACTCTCCGCCGATTTTAGCGACAGAAAAATGCGCAGAGAAGACGGACCAAGCAGCAACACGATTTTGGGCTGAAATATTCGGGACAGTCCACATCGGCACCGCGTTTGTCACCGCGTTTATCCTTCAACTAATTCGCTTTGTGCTCTACAGCATTATCAGACCGCTCACCGTGGGCATTCTGCAAATGTTTGCGGATTATTTCATAAAACCCTGCCTGTCCATCCTGTTCAACGCTATTATTCAGCCTGTGTTGATTCTGTTCTACAACATTGCCACATCTTTGAAGGACCTCTGCGAACCCATCGCAGAGGCAGTTGGTCTATTCTTGAGGGAGATTGCTAACTTGTTTGCAGCGATTAGGATAGTGGAAGTGAAACAGGGTGTCCCTTCTACTGTCGCTTGCACTTGA